In Pseudopipra pipra isolate bDixPip1 chromosome 5, bDixPip1.hap1, whole genome shotgun sequence, the following proteins share a genomic window:
- the LOC135414503 gene encoding histone H3-like has product MSGRGKGGKGLGKGGAKRHRKVLRDNIQGITKPAIRRLARRGGVKRISGLIYEETRGVLKVFLENVIRDAVTYTEHAKRKTVTAMDVVYALKRQGRTLYVLLRLRAAPSVRLVAMARTKQTARKSTGGKAPRKQLATKAARKSAPATGGVKKPHRYRPGTVALREIRRYQKSTELLIRKLPFQRLVREIAQDFKTDLRFQSSAVMALQEASEAYLVGLFEDTNLCAIHAKRVTIMPKDIQLARRIRGERA; this is encoded by the exons ATGTCTGGCAGAGGCAAGGGCGGGAAGGGGCTCGGCAAGGGCGGTGCCAAGCGCCACCGCAAGGTGCTGCGCGACAACATCCAGGGCATCACCAAGCCGGCCATCCGCCGCCTGGCTCGGCGCGGCGGCGTCAAGCGCATCTCGGGGCTCATCTACGAGGAGACGCGCGGCGTGCTGAAGGTCTTCCTGGAGAACGTCATCCGCGACGCCGTCACCTACACCGAGCACGCCAAGAGGAAGACCGTCACGGCCATGGACGTGGTCTACGCCCTCAAGCGCCAGGGACGCACCCTCTACG TGCTGCTGCGGCTGCGGGCAGCTCCCAGTGTTCGATTGGTAGCTATGGCGCGCACGAAGCAGACGGCGCGGAAGTCGACGGGCGGGAAGGCGCCCCGCAAGCAGCTGGCCACCAAGGCGGCCCGCAAGAGCGCGCCGGCCACGGGCGGCGTCAAGAAGCCGCACCGCTACCGGCCCGGCACGGTGGCGCTGCGCGAGATCCGCCGCTACCAGAAGTCCACCGAGCTGCTGATCCGCAAGCTGCCCTTCCAGCGCCTGGTGCGCGAGATCGCGCAGGACTTCAAGACCGACCTGCGCTTCCAGAGCTCGGCCGTCATGGCGCTGCAGGAGGCCAGCGAGGCTTACCTGGTGGGGCTCTTCGAGGACACCAACCTGTGCGCCATCCACGCCAAGCGCGTCACCATCATGCCCAAGGACATTCAGCTCGCCCGCCGCATCCGCGGAGAGCGTGCTTAA
- the LOC135414485 gene encoding histone H2A type 2-C, with protein MSGRGKQGGKARAKAKSRSSRAGLQFPVGRVHRLLRKGNYAERVGAGAPVYLAAVLEYLTAEILELAGNAARDNKKTRIIPRHLQLAIRNDEELNKLLGKVTIAQGGVLPNIQAVLLPKKTESHKAKSK; from the coding sequence ATGTCCGGGCGCGGGAAGCAGGGCGGGAAGGCGCGGGCCAAGGCCAAGTCGCGCTCGTCGCGGGCCGGGCTGCAGTTCCCCGTGGGCCGCGTGCACCGGCTGCTGCGCAAGGGCAACTACGCCGAGCGGGTGGGCGCCGGCGCGCCCGTCTACCTGGCGGCCGTGCTCGAGTACCTGACGGCCGAGATCCTGGAGCTGGCGGGCAACGCGGCCCGCGACAACAAGAAGACGCGCATCATCCCCCGCCACCTGCAGCTCGCCATCCGCAACGACGAGGAGCTCAACAAGCTGCTGGGCAAGGTGACGATCGCGCAGGGCGGCGTGCTGCCCAACATCCAGGCCGTGCTGCTGCCCAAGAAGACTGAAAGCCACAAAGCCAAGAGCAAGTAA